The Desulfovibrio psychrotolerans genome includes the window CATGCCGGGCATGCGGATATCGGTGATAACCACGGGCGGCGCCTGCGTTGCAAGCACCTCCAGCGCCTCTTCGCCGGAGCCCGCCACATGAACAGAATAGCCCATGTCCGCGATCAGCGCCCCCAGAACGGTCAGAATGCCCGCCTCGTCATCCACAAGCAGCACCGCAGGCTGCGAAGTCAGCAATACCGCCTGCTCTTTGGCACTCATATGCTTCCCCCGTTCCCGGCATCACCCTTTTGTTCCTTGTCCTGTCCAGCCCCGGCATCCTCGTCATGCCCGCCTTCGCCGCTGCTCCTGCGATACGCCCTGCCAGCCTGACTGGTGGAAGGAAAACGCAAGGTAAAGCGCGCTCCGGCACCGTCCACATTTTCCGCCTGAATGCTGCCGCCAAAGTCGTGCACCAGCCCGTAGCTTATAGAAAGCCCCAGTCCGGTCCCCTTGCCCACCTTCTTGGTGGTGAAAAACGGCTCAAATATTTTGTTCTGCAAAGACCGCGGTATCCCCAGCCCGGTATCCTCCACCACCACAAGCACTTCCCTTCCCTGCGACATGGTCTGCAGCAGAATGCGCCTGGGTGCCTCCGGTTCTTTTTCGCTCCGCTCCTCCACGGCATCGCGCGCGTTGAGCAGCAGGTTCATGAACACCTGTTCCAGACGGTTGGGCATGGCGAGTATGGGCGGCAGGTCTTCCTCCAGCGCCCATACGATTTCAATGTTCCGCAACGTCAACTGTCTGAAGAAGAAGTCCGAAGAAGCGCGCAGCACCGAGTTCACGTCCACATGTTCCAGCGCAAGGTCAGACTGCCTTCCGAACTCCCGCATATGATTGATGATGCGGCTGGCGCGGTCCACATGGGAATCAATCTCTTTCACCATGGTTTCCAGCACTTCAGGCACAATGGGTTCTTCACGGCGTATCTTGCGGAAAATGAAACTGCTCGCGGTCTTGATGACCGTAAGCGGCTGATTGAGTTCGTGCGCCACGCCCGTGGCCATTTCGCCCAGTGTGGCCATCTTGCCCGCCTGAATGAGTTTCTGCTCGGTTTCAAGACGCTCGGTAATGTCGTTGGTGGTAACCAGCAGAATACGGCGCTCGTGATACTCGGCGGGCGAGAGCATGATATCCACATAGAACGGGCTGCCGTCGCTGCGGTAGTTGCGGGCTCTGTTCAGCACCGTAAAAGCCCGTAACTGCGAGGCATATCTGTCCCGCTCCTCCGGCGAGAACACAGAGAGGAACGATTCTCCCCGCGCCGCTGTACGCAACAGACCGTACACACGCTCAGCCGTGGTGTTACAGTCAATAATCTCCAGCGACTGTGCGTCCAGCACAAACACGGAGTTGGGAATATTATCGAAAATGGCGTGATACTTCTGTTCGGAACGGCGCAGGCGTTCCTCCACCTCGCGCCGGCCGGAAATGTCTATGCTCATTTCCATGGCGGCCGTCACATTGCCAAGATCATCAACAATGGGCGTGGTATGCACCAGCCAGTAGGCCCGCGTGCCGTCCGGGTTCACCCTGCTCTCTTCGGAGCAATGGGCAAGCCCGGTGGCAAAGGTTCTTTCCACCGGACAATTCGGACATTTATCCGTGCGCCCCTTATACGCCTCATAGCAGTGCATGCCGCAGGTCGGGCTGAACCTGTCAGCGAATTCCCTGTTGTACTTGAGGAGCTTGTAATCTCTGTCCTGCACGGTAATGCTGCACGGCACCTGCTCGAATAACAGCTGATATTCCCTGCGCTGCCTGTTCAGTTCGTCCTGCTT containing:
- a CDS encoding PAS domain S-box protein; the protein is MQRRLFPMRTSLALRILAITSATMFVCLGLHAWQSIRYHHMHARSELVAGANRMGQTILLGTRYAMMGNARHELDQIIGDVAQHPDIVSIRIYNKAGEVKFSSNPEEIDTKTNIRDTACIACHRASEPKTFLEVDERIRIFDDAGGAPRLGSLIPIMNEPGCADDVCHAHERDKLVLGALDVVLRADSSEQDILSFQQRIILLTVGIFLLASSLTFALLRRFITQPVALLIESATRIGRGDRVELAGLEGLGEVGELAQALSRMQQAIADKQDELNRQRREYQLLFEQVPCSITVQDRDYKLLKYNREFADRFSPTCGMHCYEAYKGRTDKCPNCPVERTFATGLAHCSEESRVNPDGTRAYWLVHTTPIVDDLGNVTAAMEMSIDISGRREVEERLRRSEQKYHAIFDNIPNSVFVLDAQSLEIIDCNTTAERVYGLLRTAARGESFLSVFSPEERDRYASQLRAFTVLNRARNYRSDGSPFYVDIMLSPAEYHERRILLVTTNDITERLETEQKLIQAGKMATLGEMATGVAHELNQPLTVIKTASSFIFRKIRREEPIVPEVLETMVKEIDSHVDRASRIINHMREFGRQSDLALEHVDVNSVLRASSDFFFRQLTLRNIEIVWALEEDLPPILAMPNRLEQVFMNLLLNARDAVEERSEKEPEAPRRILLQTMSQGREVLVVVEDTGLGIPRSLQNKIFEPFFTTKKVGKGTGLGLSISYGLVHDFGGSIQAENVDGAGARFTLRFPSTSQAGRAYRRSSGEGGHDEDAGAGQDKEQKGDAGNGGSI